A genomic window from Macaca thibetana thibetana isolate TM-01 chromosome 16, ASM2454274v1, whole genome shotgun sequence includes:
- the TMEM94 gene encoding transmembrane protein 94 isoform X4 → MLFKQAELWMPHQGKGNKGEPPSALGLSTRKALSVLKEQLEAVLEGHLRERKKCLTWKEVWRSSFLHHSNRCSCFHWPGASLMLLAVLLLLGCCGGQPAGSRGVGLVNASALFLLLLLNLVLIGRQDRLKRREVERRLRGIIDQIQDALRDGREIQWPSAMYPDLHMPFAPSWSLHWAYRDGHLVNLPVSLLVEGDIIALRPGQESFASLRGIKDDEHIVLEPGDLFPPFSPPPSPGGEVERGPQSPQQHRLFRVLETPVIDNVRWCLDMALSRPVTALDNERFTVQSVMLHYAVPVVLAGFLITNALRFIFSAPGVTSWQYTLLQLQVNGVLPILPLLFPVLWVLATACGEARVLAQMSKASPSSLLAKFSEDTLSSYTEAVSSQEMLRCIWGHFLRVLRGTSPTLSHSSSLLHSLGSVTVLCCVDKQGILSWPNPSPETVLFFSGKVEPPHSSHEDLTDGLSTRSFCHPEVEEEPHERDALLAGSLNNALHLSSEQERGDWPGEAPKPPEPYSHHRAHGRSKHPSGSNVSFSRDTEGGEEEPSKTQPGMESDPYEAEDFVCDYHLEMLSLSQDQQNPSCIQFDDSNWQLHLTSLKPLGLNVLLNLCNASVTERLCRFSDHLCNIALQESHSAVLPVHVPWGLCELARLIGFTPGAKELFKQENHLALYRLPSAETMKETSLGRLSCVTKRRPPLSHMISLFIKDTTTSTEQMLSHGTADVVLEACTDFWDGADIYPLSGSDRKKVLDFYQRACLSGYCSAFAYKPMNCALSSQLNGKCIELVQVPGQSSIFTMCELPSTIPIKQSARRSSWSSDEGIGEVLEKEDCMQALSGQIFMGMVSSQYQARLDIVRLIDGLVNACIRFVYFSLEDELKSKVFAEKMGLETGWNCHISLTPNGDMPGSEIPPSSPSHAGSLHDDLNQVSRDDAEGLLLMEEEGHSDLISFQPTDSDIPSFLEDSNRAKLPRGIHQVRPHLQNIDNVPLLVPLFTDCTPETMCEMIKIMQEYGEVTCCLGSSANLRNSCLFLQSDISIALDPLYPSRCSWETFGYATSTSMAQASDGLSPLQLSGQLNSLPCSLTFRQEETISIIRLIEQARHATYGIRKCFLFLLQCQLTLVVIQFLSCLVQLPPLLSTTDILWLSCFCYPLLSISLLGKPPHSSIMSMATGKNLQSIPKKTQHYFLLCFLLKFSLTISSCLICFGFTLQSFCDSSRARNLTNCSSIMLPSNDDRAPAWFEDFANGLLSAQKLTAALIVLHTVFISITHVHRTKPLWRKSPLTNLWWAVTVPVVLLGQVVQTAVDLQLWTHRDGHVHFGLEDVPLLTWLLGCLSLVLVVVTNEIVKLHEIRVRVRYQKRQKLQFETKLGMNSPF, encoded by the exons GGCGAGCCTCCCTCGGCCCTGGGCCTGTCCACGCGGAAGGCCCTCAGCGTCCTGAAGGAGCAGCTGGAGGCAGTGCTGGAAGGACATCTCAGGGAGCGGAAGAAGTGTCTGACCTGGAAG GAGGTGTGGAGAAGTAGCTTCCTCCACCACAGTAACCGCTGCTCCTGCTTCCACTGGCCGGGGGCCTCACTCATGCTACTggctgtgctgctgctgctgggctgCTGTGGGGGCCAGCCGGCTGGGAG CCGTGGGGTAGGGCTGGTGAACGCCTCGGCCTTGTTCCTGTTGCTGCTTCTCAACCTTGTGCTCATCGGGCGGCAAGACCGGCTGAAGCGTCGGGAGGTAGAGCGGAGGCTGCGAGGGATCATTGACCAAATCCAAG ATGCCCTCAGGGATGGCAGGGAGATCCAGTGGCCCAGTGCCATGTATCCAGACCTCCACATGCCCTTTGCACCATCCTGGTCCCTGCACTGGGCCTACAGAGATGGACACCTGGTCAACCTGCCAGTCAGCCTGCTGGTTGAAGGAGACATCATAGCTTTGAGGCCTGGCCAGGAATCGTTTGCTTCTCTGAGGGGGATCAAG GATGATGAGCACATTGTCCTGGAGCCAGGAGACCTCTTCCcccccttctcccctccaccCTCGCCCGGGGGAGAAGTGGAGAGAGGGCCACAGAGCCCCCAGCAGCACCGGCTTTTCCGTGTCCTTGAGACCCCTGTGATTGACAACGTCAG GTGGTGCCTGGACATGGCCCTGTCCCGACCAGTCACCGCCCTGGACAATGAGCGGTTCACAGTGCAGTCGGTGATGCTACACTATgctgtgcctgtggtcctg GCCGGCTTCCTCATCACCAATGCCCTGCGCTTCATCTTCAGTGCCCCGGGGGTCACTTCCTGGCAGTACACCCTCCTGCAGCTCCAG GTGAATGGCGTCCTGCCCATCCTCCCCCTGCTCTTTCCAGTCCTCTGGGTTCTGGCAACCGCTTGTGGAGAGGCCCGTGTCCTGGCCCAGATGAGcaaggcctcacccagctccctg CTGGCTAAGTTCTCAGAGGACACTCTCAGCAGCTATACGGAGGCTGTCTCCTCTCAG GAAATGCTGCGCTGCATTTGGGGCCACTTCCTGAGGGTGCTCCGGGGGACGTCGCCAACACTGAGCCACAGTTCCAGCCTGCTGCACAGCCTGGGCTCCGTCACG GTCCTATGCTGTGTGGACAAACAGGGGATCCTGTCTTGGCCAAATCCCAGCCCAGAGACTGTACTGTTCTTCAGCGGGAAGGTGGAGCCCCCTCACAGCAGCCATGAGGACCTCACCGATGGCCTATCCACCCGCTCCTTCTGCCATCCTGAGGTAGAGGAGGAG CCCCATGAGCGAGACGCCCTCCTGGCTGGCTCCCTGAACAACGCTCTGCACCTTTCCAGCGAGCAGGAGCGTGGCGACTGGCCTGGCGAGGCTCCCAAGCCCCCCGAGCCCTACTCACACCACAGAGCGCACGGCCGCAGCAAACACCCATCTGGCTCCAACGTGAGCTTCAGCAGGGACACCGAGGGTGGCGAAGAAGAGCCCAGCAAG ACCCAGCCCGGGATGGAGAGCGACCCCTACGAAGCAGAGGACTTTGTGTGTGACTACCACCTGGAGATGCTGAGCCTGTCCCAGGACCAGCAGAACCCCTCCTGCATCCAGTTTGATGACTCCAACTGGCAGCTGCACCTCACCTCCCTCAAACCCCTGGGCCtcaatgtgctgctgaatctgtgTAATGCCAGCGTCACCGAGCGCCTGTGCCGATTCTCCGACCACCTGTGCAACATCGCCCTGCAAGAGAGCCACAGTGCTGTGCTGCCCGTGCATGTGCCCTGGGGCCTCTGCGAGCTTGCCCGCCTCATTG GCTTCACTCCTGGGGCCAAGGAGCTCTTCAAGCAGGAGAACCACCTGGCGCTGTACCGCCTCCCCAGTGCTGAGACAATGAAGGAGACATCACTGGGGCGGCTCTCCTGTGTCACCAAGCGGCGGCCTCCCCTCAGCCACATGATCAGCCTCTTCATTAAAGACACCACCACCA GCACAGAGCAGATGCTGTCCCATGGCACCGCTGATGTGGTCTTAGAAGCCTGCACAGACTTCTGGGACGGAGCTGACATCTACCCTCTCTCGGGATCTGACAG AAAGAAAGTGCTGGACTTCTACCAGCGAGCCTGCCTGTCTGGGTATTGCTCTGCCTTCGCCTACAAGCCCATGAACTGCGCCCTGTCCTCTCAGCTCAATGGCAAGTGCATCGAGCTGGTACAGGTGCCTGGCCAAAGCAGCATCTTCACCATGTGCGAGCTGCCCAGCACCATCCCCATCAAGCAGAGCGCCCGCCGCAGCAGCTGGAGCTCTGACG AAGGGATCGGGGAGGTGCTGGAGAAGGAAGACTGCATGCAGGCCCTGAGCGGCCAGATCTTCATGGGCATGGTGTCCTCCCAGTACCAGGCCCGGCTGGACATCGTACGCCTCATCGACGGGCTCGTCAACGCCTGCATCCGCTTTGTCTACTTCTCTTTGGAGGATGAGCTCAAAAGCAAG GTATTTGCAGAAAAAATGGGCCTGGAGACAGGCTGGAACTGCCACATCTCCCTCACGCCCAATGGTGACATGCCTGGCTCCGAGATCcccccctccagccccagccatgCAGGCTCCCTACACGATGACCTGAATCAGG TGTCCCGAGACGATGCAGAAGGGCTCCTCCTCATGGAGGAGGAGGGCCACTCCGACCTCATCAGCTTCCAGCCTACGGACAGCGACATCCCCAGCTTCCTGGAGGACTCCAACCGG GCTAAGCTGCCCCGGGGTATCCACCAAGTGCGGCCCCACCTGCAGAACATTGACAACGTGCCCCTGCTAGTGCCCCTCTTCACCGACTGCACCCCGGAGA CCATGTGTGAGATGATAAAGATCATGCAAGAGTACGGGGAGGTGACCTGCTGCCTGGGCAGCTCTGCCAACCTGCGGAACAGCTGCCTCTTCCTCCAGAGTGACATCAG CATTGCCCTGGATCCCCTGTACCCGTCCCGTTGCTCCTGGGAGACCTTTGGCTACGCCACCAGCACCAGCATGGCCCAGGCCTCGGATGGCCTTTCTCCCCTGCAGCTGTCAGGGCAGCTCAACAGCCTGCCCTGCTCCCTGACCTTTCGCCAGGAGGAGACCATCAGCATCATCCGGCTTATCGAACAG GCTCGGCACGCCACCTATGGCATCCGTAAGTGCTTCCTCTTCCTGCTGCAGTGCCAGCTGACTCTCGTGGTCATCCAG TTCCTTTCTTGCCTGGTCCAGCTGCCGCCACTCCTGAGTACCACTGACATCCTGTGGCTGTCCTGCTTTTGCTACCCTCTGCTCAG CATCTCTCTGCTGGGGAAGCCCCCCCATAGCTCCATCATGTCTATGGCAACAGGGAAAAACCTCCAGTCCATTCCCAAGAAG ACCCAGCACTACTTCCTGCTCTGCTTCCTGCTCAAGTTCAGCCTCACCATCAGCTCGTGCCTCATCTGCTTTGGCTTCACACTGCAGAGCTTCTGTGATAGCTCCCGGGCCCGCAACCTCACCAACTGCTCCTCCATCATGCTGCCCAG CAACGACGACAGGGCTCCAGCCTGGTTTGAGGACTTTGCCAACGGACTGCTGTCGGCTCAGAAGCTCACGGCCGCCCTGATTGTTCTGCACACTG TCTTCATTTCCATCACCCATGTGCATCGCACCAAGCCCCTGTGGAGAAAGAGCCCCTTGACCAACCTCTGGTGGGCCGTGACAGTGCCTGTGGT GCTGCTGGGTCAGGTGGTCCAGACGGCCGTGGACCTGCAGCTCTGGACGCACAGGGACGGCCATGTCCACTTTGGCCTGGAGGACGTGCCCTTGCTGACATGGCTCCTGGGCTGCCTGTCCCTGGTCCTTGTGGTGGTGACCAATGAGATCGTGAAGCTACATGAGATTCG GGTCCGAGTCCGCTACCAGAAGCGACAGAAGCTGCAGTTTGAAACTAAGCTGGGCATGAACTCTCCCTTCTGA
- the TMEM94 gene encoding transmembrane protein 94 isoform X7: MDLKEKHLGEPPSALGLSTRKALSVLKEQLEAVLEGHLRERKKCLTWKEVWRSSFLHHSNRCSCFHWPGASLMLLAVLLLLGCCGGQPAGSRGVGLVNASALFLLLLLNLVLIGRQDRLKRREVERRLRGIIDQIQDALRDGREIQWPSAMYPDLHMPFAPSWSLHWAYRDGHLVNLPVSLLVEGDIIALRPGQESFASLRGIKDDEHIVLEPGDLFPPFSPPPSPGGEVERGPQSPQQHRLFRVLETPVIDNVRWCLDMALSRPVTALDNERFTVQSVMLHYAVPVVLAGFLITNALRFIFSAPGVTSWQYTLLQLQVNGVLPILPLLFPVLWVLATACGEARVLAQMSKASPSSLLAKFSEDTLSSYTEAVSSQEMLRCIWGHFLRVLRGTSPTLSHSSSLLHSLGSVTVLCCVDKQGILSWPNPSPETVLFFSGKVEPPHSSHEDLTDGLSTRSFCHPEPHERDALLAGSLNNALHLSSEQERGDWPGEAPKPPEPYSHHRAHGRSKHPSGSNVSFSRDTEGGEEEPSKTQPGMESDPYEAEDFVCDYHLEMLSLSQDQQNPSCIQFDDSNWQLHLTSLKPLGLNVLLNLCNASVTERLCRFSDHLCNIALQESHSAVLPVHVPWGLCELARLIGFTPGAKELFKQENHLALYRLPSAETMKETSLGRLSCVTKRRPPLSHMISLFIKDTTTSTEQMLSHGTADVVLEACTDFWDGADIYPLSGSDRKKVLDFYQRACLSGYCSAFAYKPMNCALSSQLNGKCIELVQVPGQSSIFTMCELPSTIPIKQSARRSSWSSDEGIGEVLEKEDCMQALSGQIFMGMVSSQYQARLDIVRLIDGLVNACIRFVYFSLEDELKSKVFAEKMGLETGWNCHISLTPNGDMPGSEIPPSSPSHAGSLHDDLNQVSRDDAEGLLLMEEEGHSDLISFQPTDSDIPSFLEDSNRAKLPRGIHQVRPHLQNIDNVPLLVPLFTDCTPETMCEMIKIMQEYGEVTCCLGSSANLRNSCLFLQSDISIALDPLYPSRCSWETFGYATSTSMAQASDGLSPLQLSGQLNSLPCSLTFRQEETISIIRLIEQARHATYGIRKCFLFLLQCQLTLVVIQFLSCLVQLPPLLSTTDILWLSCFCYPLLSISLLGKPPHSSIMSMATGKNLQSIPKKTQHYFLLCFLLKFSLTISSCLICFGFTLQSFCDSSRARNLTNCSSIMLPSNDDRAPAWFEDFANGLLSAQKLTAALIVLHTVFISITHVHRTKPLWRKSPLTNLWWAVTVPVVLLGQVVQTAVDLQLWTHRDGHVHFGLEDVPLLTWLLGCLSLVLVVVTNEIVKLHEIRVRVRYQKRQKLQFETKLGMNSPF, from the exons GGCGAGCCTCCCTCGGCCCTGGGCCTGTCCACGCGGAAGGCCCTCAGCGTCCTGAAGGAGCAGCTGGAGGCAGTGCTGGAAGGACATCTCAGGGAGCGGAAGAAGTGTCTGACCTGGAAG GAGGTGTGGAGAAGTAGCTTCCTCCACCACAGTAACCGCTGCTCCTGCTTCCACTGGCCGGGGGCCTCACTCATGCTACTggctgtgctgctgctgctgggctgCTGTGGGGGCCAGCCGGCTGGGAG CCGTGGGGTAGGGCTGGTGAACGCCTCGGCCTTGTTCCTGTTGCTGCTTCTCAACCTTGTGCTCATCGGGCGGCAAGACCGGCTGAAGCGTCGGGAGGTAGAGCGGAGGCTGCGAGGGATCATTGACCAAATCCAAG ATGCCCTCAGGGATGGCAGGGAGATCCAGTGGCCCAGTGCCATGTATCCAGACCTCCACATGCCCTTTGCACCATCCTGGTCCCTGCACTGGGCCTACAGAGATGGACACCTGGTCAACCTGCCAGTCAGCCTGCTGGTTGAAGGAGACATCATAGCTTTGAGGCCTGGCCAGGAATCGTTTGCTTCTCTGAGGGGGATCAAG GATGATGAGCACATTGTCCTGGAGCCAGGAGACCTCTTCCcccccttctcccctccaccCTCGCCCGGGGGAGAAGTGGAGAGAGGGCCACAGAGCCCCCAGCAGCACCGGCTTTTCCGTGTCCTTGAGACCCCTGTGATTGACAACGTCAG GTGGTGCCTGGACATGGCCCTGTCCCGACCAGTCACCGCCCTGGACAATGAGCGGTTCACAGTGCAGTCGGTGATGCTACACTATgctgtgcctgtggtcctg GCCGGCTTCCTCATCACCAATGCCCTGCGCTTCATCTTCAGTGCCCCGGGGGTCACTTCCTGGCAGTACACCCTCCTGCAGCTCCAG GTGAATGGCGTCCTGCCCATCCTCCCCCTGCTCTTTCCAGTCCTCTGGGTTCTGGCAACCGCTTGTGGAGAGGCCCGTGTCCTGGCCCAGATGAGcaaggcctcacccagctccctg CTGGCTAAGTTCTCAGAGGACACTCTCAGCAGCTATACGGAGGCTGTCTCCTCTCAG GAAATGCTGCGCTGCATTTGGGGCCACTTCCTGAGGGTGCTCCGGGGGACGTCGCCAACACTGAGCCACAGTTCCAGCCTGCTGCACAGCCTGGGCTCCGTCACG GTCCTATGCTGTGTGGACAAACAGGGGATCCTGTCTTGGCCAAATCCCAGCCCAGAGACTGTACTGTTCTTCAGCGGGAAGGTGGAGCCCCCTCACAGCAGCCATGAGGACCTCACCGATGGCCTATCCACCCGCTCCTTCTGCCATCCTGAG CCCCATGAGCGAGACGCCCTCCTGGCTGGCTCCCTGAACAACGCTCTGCACCTTTCCAGCGAGCAGGAGCGTGGCGACTGGCCTGGCGAGGCTCCCAAGCCCCCCGAGCCCTACTCACACCACAGAGCGCACGGCCGCAGCAAACACCCATCTGGCTCCAACGTGAGCTTCAGCAGGGACACCGAGGGTGGCGAAGAAGAGCCCAGCAAG ACCCAGCCCGGGATGGAGAGCGACCCCTACGAAGCAGAGGACTTTGTGTGTGACTACCACCTGGAGATGCTGAGCCTGTCCCAGGACCAGCAGAACCCCTCCTGCATCCAGTTTGATGACTCCAACTGGCAGCTGCACCTCACCTCCCTCAAACCCCTGGGCCtcaatgtgctgctgaatctgtgTAATGCCAGCGTCACCGAGCGCCTGTGCCGATTCTCCGACCACCTGTGCAACATCGCCCTGCAAGAGAGCCACAGTGCTGTGCTGCCCGTGCATGTGCCCTGGGGCCTCTGCGAGCTTGCCCGCCTCATTG GCTTCACTCCTGGGGCCAAGGAGCTCTTCAAGCAGGAGAACCACCTGGCGCTGTACCGCCTCCCCAGTGCTGAGACAATGAAGGAGACATCACTGGGGCGGCTCTCCTGTGTCACCAAGCGGCGGCCTCCCCTCAGCCACATGATCAGCCTCTTCATTAAAGACACCACCACCA GCACAGAGCAGATGCTGTCCCATGGCACCGCTGATGTGGTCTTAGAAGCCTGCACAGACTTCTGGGACGGAGCTGACATCTACCCTCTCTCGGGATCTGACAG AAAGAAAGTGCTGGACTTCTACCAGCGAGCCTGCCTGTCTGGGTATTGCTCTGCCTTCGCCTACAAGCCCATGAACTGCGCCCTGTCCTCTCAGCTCAATGGCAAGTGCATCGAGCTGGTACAGGTGCCTGGCCAAAGCAGCATCTTCACCATGTGCGAGCTGCCCAGCACCATCCCCATCAAGCAGAGCGCCCGCCGCAGCAGCTGGAGCTCTGACG AAGGGATCGGGGAGGTGCTGGAGAAGGAAGACTGCATGCAGGCCCTGAGCGGCCAGATCTTCATGGGCATGGTGTCCTCCCAGTACCAGGCCCGGCTGGACATCGTACGCCTCATCGACGGGCTCGTCAACGCCTGCATCCGCTTTGTCTACTTCTCTTTGGAGGATGAGCTCAAAAGCAAG GTATTTGCAGAAAAAATGGGCCTGGAGACAGGCTGGAACTGCCACATCTCCCTCACGCCCAATGGTGACATGCCTGGCTCCGAGATCcccccctccagccccagccatgCAGGCTCCCTACACGATGACCTGAATCAGG TGTCCCGAGACGATGCAGAAGGGCTCCTCCTCATGGAGGAGGAGGGCCACTCCGACCTCATCAGCTTCCAGCCTACGGACAGCGACATCCCCAGCTTCCTGGAGGACTCCAACCGG GCTAAGCTGCCCCGGGGTATCCACCAAGTGCGGCCCCACCTGCAGAACATTGACAACGTGCCCCTGCTAGTGCCCCTCTTCACCGACTGCACCCCGGAGA CCATGTGTGAGATGATAAAGATCATGCAAGAGTACGGGGAGGTGACCTGCTGCCTGGGCAGCTCTGCCAACCTGCGGAACAGCTGCCTCTTCCTCCAGAGTGACATCAG CATTGCCCTGGATCCCCTGTACCCGTCCCGTTGCTCCTGGGAGACCTTTGGCTACGCCACCAGCACCAGCATGGCCCAGGCCTCGGATGGCCTTTCTCCCCTGCAGCTGTCAGGGCAGCTCAACAGCCTGCCCTGCTCCCTGACCTTTCGCCAGGAGGAGACCATCAGCATCATCCGGCTTATCGAACAG GCTCGGCACGCCACCTATGGCATCCGTAAGTGCTTCCTCTTCCTGCTGCAGTGCCAGCTGACTCTCGTGGTCATCCAG TTCCTTTCTTGCCTGGTCCAGCTGCCGCCACTCCTGAGTACCACTGACATCCTGTGGCTGTCCTGCTTTTGCTACCCTCTGCTCAG CATCTCTCTGCTGGGGAAGCCCCCCCATAGCTCCATCATGTCTATGGCAACAGGGAAAAACCTCCAGTCCATTCCCAAGAAG ACCCAGCACTACTTCCTGCTCTGCTTCCTGCTCAAGTTCAGCCTCACCATCAGCTCGTGCCTCATCTGCTTTGGCTTCACACTGCAGAGCTTCTGTGATAGCTCCCGGGCCCGCAACCTCACCAACTGCTCCTCCATCATGCTGCCCAG CAACGACGACAGGGCTCCAGCCTGGTTTGAGGACTTTGCCAACGGACTGCTGTCGGCTCAGAAGCTCACGGCCGCCCTGATTGTTCTGCACACTG TCTTCATTTCCATCACCCATGTGCATCGCACCAAGCCCCTGTGGAGAAAGAGCCCCTTGACCAACCTCTGGTGGGCCGTGACAGTGCCTGTGGT GCTGCTGGGTCAGGTGGTCCAGACGGCCGTGGACCTGCAGCTCTGGACGCACAGGGACGGCCATGTCCACTTTGGCCTGGAGGACGTGCCCTTGCTGACATGGCTCCTGGGCTGCCTGTCCCTGGTCCTTGTGGTGGTGACCAATGAGATCGTGAAGCTACATGAGATTCG GGTCCGAGTCCGCTACCAGAAGCGACAGAAGCTGCAGTTTGAAACTAAGCTGGGCATGAACTCTCCCTTCTGA